The following coding sequences are from one Formosa haliotis window:
- the gyrA gene encoding DNA gyrase subunit A has protein sequence MAEGEKLIPINIEDEMKTAYIDYSMSVIVSRALPDVRDGLKPVHRRVLFGMHELGIRATGAHKKSARIVGEVLGKYHPHGDTSVYDAMVRMAQEWSLRYMLVDGQGNFGSVDGDSPAAMRYTEARMRKISEDMLADIDKETVDHKLNFDDTLQEPTVLPTRIPGLLINGASGIAVGMATNMPPHNLTEVVDGIVAFIENKDIEVDELINYIKAPDFPTGGTIYGYDGVKEAFRTGRGRIVMRAKANIEEVQGRECIIVTEIPYQVNKADMIKKTADLVNEKKLEGIATIRDESDRNGMRIVFVLKREAIPNIVLNKLYKYTQLQTSFSVNNIALVEGRPQLLNLKDLIHHFVEHRHEVVVRRTTYELRKAEERAHILEGLIIASDNIDEVIKIIRSSSNADEARERLIERFKLSEIQAKAIVEMRLRQLTGLEQDKLRSEYDEIMLTIEDLKDILDKKERRMDIIKEELIVIRDKYGDERRSVIEYAGGDLSIEDMIPDEQVVITISHAGYIKRTSLTEYKTQHRGGVGQKASTTRNEDFLEHLFVGTNHQYMLFFTQKGKCFWMRVYEIPEGSKTSKGRAIQNLINIEQDDKVMAFICTQDLKDEDYINSHYVIMATKNGQVKKTSLEQYSRPRTNGINAITIKEDDVLLEAKLTTGTSQVMLALKSGKAIRFEEAKTRPMGRGASGVRGITLAEENDEVIGMITVENPQEESVLVVSENGYGKRTYIDDPEDGEPVYRITNRGGKGVKTISITEKTGKLVAIKTVSDSDDLMIINKSGIAIRIAVKDLRVMGRATQGVKLINLRNGDSIAAVAKVMHEEETLEDLEGAEGDIIPVDGEDSPSIENNNLENN, from the coding sequence ATGGCAGAAGGAGAAAAGCTTATTCCAATTAATATAGAGGACGAAATGAAAACGGCCTACATTGATTATTCAATGTCGGTCATTGTGTCACGTGCCTTACCAGATGTTAGAGATGGATTAAAACCGGTACATAGACGTGTTTTATTCGGAATGCATGAATTAGGAATTAGAGCAACTGGTGCACATAAAAAGTCAGCAAGAATTGTTGGGGAAGTATTAGGAAAGTACCACCCACACGGAGATACGTCGGTTTACGATGCTATGGTGCGTATGGCTCAAGAATGGAGTTTACGTTATATGTTAGTAGACGGCCAAGGTAATTTTGGTTCTGTAGATGGCGATAGTCCGGCAGCAATGCGTTATACAGAAGCACGTATGCGTAAAATCTCTGAGGACATGTTGGCAGATATAGATAAGGAAACTGTAGATCATAAATTAAATTTTGATGATACCTTACAGGAACCAACCGTATTGCCAACTCGAATTCCAGGTTTATTAATTAATGGAGCTTCAGGAATTGCCGTAGGTATGGCAACCAATATGCCACCACACAATTTAACTGAAGTTGTAGATGGTATTGTTGCATTTATTGAAAATAAAGATATTGAAGTCGACGAGCTTATAAATTATATTAAAGCTCCAGATTTTCCTACCGGAGGAACTATTTATGGTTACGATGGAGTTAAGGAAGCTTTTCGTACAGGTCGTGGACGTATAGTAATGCGTGCCAAGGCTAATATTGAGGAGGTACAAGGTCGTGAATGTATTATTGTTACAGAAATTCCGTACCAAGTTAATAAGGCAGACATGATTAAAAAGACTGCCGATTTAGTTAACGAAAAGAAATTAGAAGGTATCGCTACTATACGCGATGAGTCTGATAGAAACGGAATGCGTATTGTTTTTGTGTTAAAGCGAGAAGCCATTCCTAATATTGTACTAAACAAATTATACAAGTATACACAACTGCAAACGTCTTTTAGTGTAAATAATATTGCATTAGTAGAAGGGCGTCCGCAATTATTAAACTTAAAAGATTTAATCCATCATTTTGTTGAGCACAGACACGAAGTTGTTGTTAGACGTACAACTTACGAATTACGTAAAGCAGAAGAGCGTGCACATATTTTAGAAGGATTAATTATAGCTTCTGATAATATTGATGAAGTAATAAAAATTATTAGATCTTCTTCTAACGCCGATGAAGCTAGAGAACGTTTAATAGAACGTTTTAAACTTTCGGAAATACAAGCGAAAGCTATAGTCGAGATGCGTCTTCGTCAACTTACCGGACTGGAGCAAGATAAATTACGTTCAGAATATGACGAAATTATGTTAACTATAGAAGACTTAAAGGATATCCTAGACAAGAAAGAACGTCGTATGGATATTATTAAGGAAGAGCTTATAGTTATTAGAGATAAGTATGGCGATGAGCGTCGTTCGGTTATAGAATATGCTGGAGGAGATTTAAGTATTGAAGATATGATTCCAGATGAGCAAGTTGTAATTACAATTTCGCACGCTGGGTATATTAAACGTACATCGCTTACAGAATACAAAACGCAACATAGAGGTGGTGTTGGACAAAAAGCATCGACCACACGTAACGAGGATTTCTTAGAACATTTATTTGTAGGTACCAACCACCAGTATATGTTATTCTTTACACAAAAAGGAAAATGTTTCTGGATGCGTGTATACGAAATCCCGGAAGGTAGTAAAACCTCTAAAGGAAGAGCGATTCAGAATTTAATAAATATCGAGCAAGACGATAAAGTCATGGCGTTTATTTGTACGCAAGATCTTAAAGATGAAGATTACATTAATAGTCATTATGTAATTATGGCGACTAAAAATGGCCAGGTTAAGAAAACATCTTTAGAGCAATATTCTCGTCCGAGAACCAACGGAATTAACGCGATTACCATTAAGGAAGATGATGTGCTTTTAGAAGCTAAGCTTACCACAGGAACAAGTCAAGTTATGTTGGCATTAAAATCTGGTAAAGCCATTCGTTTCGAAGAAGCTAAAACAAGACCAATGGGTAGGGGAGCCTCTGGAGTTAGAGGTATCACACTAGCTGAAGAAAATGACGAAGTTATCGGAATGATTACTGTAGAAAACCCACAAGAAGAATCTGTACTTGTAGTCTCTGAAAACGGATATGGTAAACGTACCTATATTGACGATCCAGAAGATGGAGAACCAGTATACCGAATTACAAATCGTGGAGGAAAAGGTGTAAAAACTATTTCTATTACAGAAAAAACAGGTAAATTAGTGGCAATCAAGACGGTATCAGATTCAGATGATCTTATGATTATCAATAAATCGGGTATTGCTATTAGAATTGCTGTTAAAGATTTACGTGTAATGGGTCGTGCAACGCAAGGGGTAAAACTTATTAATTTACGTAATGGAGATTCTATTGCAGCTGTTGCTAAAGTGATGCATGAAGAAGAAACTTTAGAAGACTTGGAAGGAGCAGAGGGTGATATTATTCCTGTAGACGGAGAAGATTCACCATCTATTGAAAACAATAACTTAGAAAATAATTAA
- a CDS encoding tetratricopeptide repeat protein: MLSSIDEKYKSKYYFLQAEALYANGAGSEADVTKAIESLNNVDDSMKSEVVEFKQEMQNTFLVKANNDFKNKNYSAANKEFEQLYNIMPSDTTYLYYAAVSAVSDQDYDSALKHYIKLDELGYTGIETQYYATNISTNEEEVMSESQRDLFVKAKSHIKPGKRKTESKQAEITKNIALIYVSQGKNDEALEAVKKARQQDPENLDLLLTEANLYLELGETDKFKELMEAAVAKQPDNPNLHYNIGVISLKNKEFEAARTSFEKALQLKPDYADAALNESTTYIDEGNSLIEEMNSLGTSKADNQRYDELRAKKTSLFDKGAQVLEQYIAKNPNPEPNIYQQLINIYNAVGNDKAKDIQAKLDASK; the protein is encoded by the coding sequence ATGTTATCTTCTATAGATGAAAAGTATAAGTCGAAGTATTATTTTTTACAAGCTGAGGCTTTATATGCTAACGGTGCAGGATCTGAAGCCGATGTTACAAAAGCCATAGAAAGCTTAAATAACGTAGACGATTCTATGAAAAGCGAAGTTGTAGAATTTAAACAAGAAATGCAAAACACATTTTTAGTTAAAGCTAACAACGATTTTAAAAATAAAAATTACTCAGCAGCAAATAAGGAATTTGAACAATTGTATAACATCATGCCTTCAGATACGACTTATTTATATTATGCAGCTGTAAGTGCAGTTAGCGATCAAGATTACGATTCAGCTTTAAAACACTATATTAAATTAGATGAATTAGGGTACACAGGTATTGAGACGCAATATTATGCAACAAACATTTCTACTAACGAGGAAGAAGTAATGTCTGAAAGCCAAAGAGATTTATTTGTAAAGGCAAAATCTCATATCAAGCCAGGTAAACGTAAAACAGAATCTAAGCAAGCCGAAATTACTAAAAACATTGCTTTAATTTATGTGTCTCAAGGTAAAAATGATGAGGCTTTAGAAGCGGTTAAAAAAGCAAGACAACAAGATCCAGAAAATTTAGATTTATTATTAACAGAAGCTAATTTATACTTAGAATTAGGAGAAACAGATAAATTTAAAGAATTAATGGAAGCAGCTGTTGCAAAGCAACCAGACAATCCAAACTTACATTACAACATTGGTGTTATTTCTTTAAAGAATAAAGAATTTGAAGCAGCAAGAACATCTTTTGAAAAGGCACTACAATTAAAGCCTGATTATGCAGATGCAGCCTTAAATGAGTCTACAACTTACATTGATGAAGGAAACTCTTTAATTGAAGAAATGAACAGTTTAGGTACTAGTAAAGCAGATAACCAACGTTATGATGAATTACGTGCTAAGAAAACAAGTTTATTCGATAAAGGGGCGCAAGTTTTAGAGCAATATATTGCTAAAAACCCTAACCCAGAGCCAAACATTTACCAACAATTAATTAATATTTACAATGCTGTTGGAAACGATAAAGCTAAAGACATTCAAGCAAAATTAGACGCTTCTAAATAA
- a CDS encoding OmpA family protein, producing MKTKIILTILALSSTFIFAQKKVADKFFKNYAYVKASDLYQEAVKKGDSSAHVLTRLGDCYYNNSNSEKAAQWYEVAVNKYEDIDPIYYYKYAQSLRSLGQYDEAVVYLEKFNEVQKDEDRIKGTDFTNVALYEKLKSTEGVYVELVNLPINTKNSDFGGVEYDGTFYFASTSKKNRDELYVWNNEPFLDIYQSQISEATDGEDALNYSYPNYIKGSDINTKYHEASVAITNDGKTMYFTRDNVSKNKKLKADREGTSHLKIYKATYIDSTWQDVKELSINDRVYSTGHPALSPDNKTLYFTSDREGGFGQTDIWKVAILGEDNYGFPVNLGAAVNTEGKEMFPFVDEDNTLYFSSDSYVNLGFLDIFKSDVLKGGTKVENLGAPFNSGFDDFAFNIDAKNGRGYLSSNREGGMGSDDIYSFEICSQLIKGTVRDSRTLVPLSFATVQLIDETGKVMQQVMTGEDGMYSFRVKCNSKYNVLGSKADYKDDLREVNTSLINGNEIITDLNLIPLIIEDEIVINPIYFDFDKWDIRTDAAYELENIVGVMREHPNMRIKIESHTDSRGPDNYNLTLSDKRAKSTRDYILSREIDPSRIESAIGYGETQLVNGCSNGVKCTKEEHQANRRSKFIILEDTDN from the coding sequence ATGAAGACAAAAATTATATTAACAATACTAGCGCTCTCGAGTACTTTTATCTTTGCTCAAAAAAAGGTAGCCGACAAATTCTTCAAAAATTACGCTTATGTTAAAGCAAGTGATTTATATCAAGAAGCTGTAAAAAAAGGAGACAGTAGCGCCCACGTATTAACGCGATTAGGAGATTGTTACTACAACAACTCAAATTCAGAAAAAGCTGCTCAATGGTATGAAGTAGCTGTAAATAAATACGAGGATATAGATCCTATTTACTATTATAAATATGCTCAGTCATTAAGAAGTCTTGGTCAGTACGATGAAGCTGTGGTATACTTAGAAAAGTTTAATGAAGTTCAGAAAGATGAAGATCGAATCAAAGGAACCGATTTTACAAATGTAGCTTTATATGAAAAACTTAAAAGTACCGAAGGGGTTTATGTTGAATTAGTAAATTTACCAATAAACACTAAAAATTCAGATTTTGGTGGGGTTGAATACGATGGAACCTTTTACTTTGCTTCTACTTCTAAAAAGAATAGAGACGAATTATATGTATGGAACAATGAACCTTTCCTAGACATCTACCAGTCTCAAATTTCTGAAGCTACAGATGGTGAAGATGCATTAAACTATAGCTACCCTAACTATATTAAAGGGTCCGATATCAATACTAAATATCATGAAGCTAGTGTTGCTATTACCAACGACGGTAAAACCATGTATTTTACTAGAGATAACGTAAGTAAAAACAAAAAATTAAAAGCAGACCGAGAAGGAACTTCTCACTTAAAAATCTATAAAGCAACGTATATAGATAGTACTTGGCAAGATGTTAAAGAATTATCTATTAACGACCGTGTATACTCTACTGGTCACCCTGCTTTAAGTCCAGATAACAAAACGTTATACTTTACTTCAGATAGAGAAGGTGGATTTGGTCAAACAGATATTTGGAAAGTAGCCATTTTAGGAGAAGACAATTATGGTTTTCCTGTTAATTTAGGTGCTGCGGTTAACACTGAAGGAAAAGAAATGTTTCCTTTTGTTGATGAGGATAACACCTTATACTTTTCATCAGACAGTTATGTAAACTTAGGATTCTTAGATATTTTTAAATCAGATGTCCTTAAAGGAGGTACAAAGGTTGAAAATTTAGGAGCTCCTTTTAACAGTGGTTTCGATGATTTTGCTTTCAATATAGATGCAAAAAATGGCCGTGGGTATTTATCTTCTAACCGTGAAGGCGGAATGGGAAGCGACGATATCTATTCATTCGAAATCTGTTCTCAACTTATTAAAGGTACAGTTAGAGATAGCAGAACCCTTGTTCCATTATCTTTCGCAACAGTACAGTTAATTGATGAAACTGGAAAAGTTATGCAACAAGTTATGACTGGAGAAGATGGTATGTATTCTTTTAGAGTGAAGTGTAACTCTAAGTATAATGTTTTAGGTAGTAAGGCCGATTACAAAGACGATTTAAGAGAAGTAAATACATCATTAATCAACGGAAACGAAATTATTACAGATCTTAATTTAATCCCTCTAATTATAGAAGACGAGATTGTTATTAATCCAATTTACTTCGACTTCGACAAATGGGATATTAGAACTGATGCTGCTTACGAACTTGAAAACATTGTTGGGGTAATGAGAGAACACCCTAATATGCGTATTAAAATTGAATCGCATACAGATAGCCGCGGACCAGATAACTATAACTTAACCTTATCTGACAAACGTGCTAAATCTACTAGAGATTATATCTTATCTAGAGAGATTGATCCAAGTAGAATTGAAAGTGCTATTGGTTACGGAGAAACTCAATTGGTTAACGGTTGTTCTAACGGTGTAAAATGTACTAAAGAAGAACATCAAGCTAACAGACGTTCTAAGTTTATTATCTTAGAAGACACTGATAATTAA
- a CDS encoding PorP/SprF family type IX secretion system membrane protein yields MKILKYHIVAIALLSCTVGMAQQLPQFTQYMYNTISINPAYTGSRGTLSVVGLHRSQWVGIDGAPNTETLSIHSPLNNEKIGIGGSYIHDELGPENFNYLYGSFSYTIKTGENSKLAFGLNAGFTQYSLDQGFRLDNPNDPVIYGIEDRWSPNFGAGVYWHSTRWYLGLSAPRILNTDYATDEYEALERVSYYFTGGFVFNLGDYTKFKPSFLVKATNGAPLSYDLTANFLFYEKLWLGAGYRHNPGVDDRDLQDGTIDYGFRGTNAIGALVDFQVSKQIRIGYTYEFPVNSEIRHYQSGTHEIMLMFELFKERRIKSPRYF; encoded by the coding sequence ATGAAAATTTTAAAATATCACATAGTAGCTATTGCATTATTGAGTTGTACGGTCGGGATGGCACAACAATTGCCTCAGTTCACCCAATATATGTATAATACCATATCTATTAACCCTGCATATACAGGAAGTAGAGGTACATTAAGTGTAGTTGGATTACACAGAAGCCAATGGGTAGGTATAGATGGTGCACCAAACACAGAAACACTATCTATACACTCACCTCTTAATAACGAGAAAATCGGGATTGGAGGATCTTATATCCATGATGAACTTGGTCCTGAAAACTTTAATTATTTATATGGAAGTTTTTCATATACTATTAAAACAGGAGAAAACTCTAAATTAGCCTTTGGTCTTAATGCTGGTTTTACCCAATATAGCTTAGATCAAGGTTTTAGATTAGACAACCCTAACGACCCTGTTATTTATGGTATAGAAGATCGTTGGTCGCCTAACTTTGGTGCTGGTGTATACTGGCACTCTACCAGATGGTATTTAGGTTTATCGGCACCTCGTATTCTAAATACCGATTACGCTACAGATGAGTACGAAGCGTTAGAACGTGTTAGTTATTATTTTACAGGTGGATTTGTATTTAACCTTGGAGACTACACTAAGTTTAAACCATCGTTCCTTGTAAAAGCGACAAATGGAGCACCTTTATCTTACGACTTAACTGCTAATTTCTTATTTTACGAAAAATTATGGTTAGGTGCTGGTTATAGACATAATCCAGGTGTAGATGATAGAGACCTACAAGATGGAACTATTGATTATGGATTTAGAGGAACAAATGCAATTGGAGCTTTGGTTGATTTCCAAGTTTCTAAACAAATACGAATTGGTTACACTTATGAATTCCCAGTGAATTCTGAAATAAGACACTACCAAAGCGGAACCCACGAAATCATGTTAATGTTCGAATTATTTAAAGAAAGACGTATTAAATCCCCTAGATATTTCTAA